The Pseudomonas sp. MPC6 nucleotide sequence TTCGCCTTTGCCTAGCGCGGAACGAAATACCCATGACCAGCAAATCCGAAAACCCACGAGGCAGACGAAAAAAATCCGCCGGGGACGACCCGAAAAATGTATTGAACAAAGAGACCATCGTCACAGCGGCGCTGGATCTGATCGATAAAGACGGGCTTGAAAAATTCAGCCTGCGCCACCTGGCCACTGCGCTGGGCGCCTACCCCACCGCCATTTACTGGTATGTCGCTTCCCGCGAGTTGCTGTTGGCAGAGGTATTGAACAAAGTGTTGAGCCATTCGGCGCCTGTGCAACAGGCGCACTGGCAAGACTATTTGCGAGAAGCCATGGCCAACTGCCGCAATGCCGTGCGGCGACACCCGAACATTGCGCCACTGCTCGGCGCGCAGCTGTTCTCCAACACCAACAGTGATTTTCTCCTGGCCGAAGGCTCGCTGGCCGCACTGCAACAGGCGGGTTTCAGCGGACCATCGCTGGCCGGTGCCTACAACACCTTCATTGCAGCGCTCGCCGGCTTTACCACTCAAGAATTTGCACCGCTGCCGGAAAACACTGCGGCCTGGCAGGACCAGGTCCAGGAACGCCTTGGGCAAATCGATCCACAAGAGCACCCGAACCTGGCAGGAAACCTGGACCAACTGCGCAACCGCAGTTTCATGCTGCGCTGGCAAAACGGTGTGCACGTGTCGATGGATGAAAGCTTCGAGTTCTACACCGAGACCGTCATTGCCGGGCTCGAGACGATGGCAGTGCGATCGAGTGCGCGCCGTCTGTAGGTGAGGGTGATTCGCCGCGGCATGCGGCGCTTCACAATCCGCTCAAGGCAATTTTTTCCAACAGCGAAAATTTAATTGTACGTCGTACAATTTATAATTAAGATCCCTCACGCCTGAAGAAACTCATCAGCTGGTTGCCCCTATAAAAACAACAGCAGAGGTCCTTTATCGTGACAAATACGCTGCCTTCTTCCGATACCGTCATTCAGGGCCAGTTGTTGTGGCAGCCTTCACTG carries:
- a CDS encoding TetR/AcrR family transcriptional regulator C-terminal domain-containing protein, producing the protein MTSKSENPRGRRKKSAGDDPKNVLNKETIVTAALDLIDKDGLEKFSLRHLATALGAYPTAIYWYVASRELLLAEVLNKVLSHSAPVQQAHWQDYLREAMANCRNAVRRHPNIAPLLGAQLFSNTNSDFLLAEGSLAALQQAGFSGPSLAGAYNTFIAALAGFTTQEFAPLPENTAAWQDQVQERLGQIDPQEHPNLAGNLDQLRNRSFMLRWQNGVHVSMDESFEFYTETVIAGLETMAVRSSARRL